One region of Gossypium raimondii isolate GPD5lz chromosome 6, ASM2569854v1, whole genome shotgun sequence genomic DNA includes:
- the LOC105772924 gene encoding nonsense-mediated mRNA decay factor SMG7-like, which translates to MSTTSAVPLKDQKAKANFLLEIANTEKHLWVLIHTKGLLHSDVRDLYHKVCLNYESFFLDDHELTELQDVEYSLWKLHYKHIDEFRKRTKRSSANSESTMSAMGSIGSDNRYIDGFKSFLLKATEFYKKLIEKLRSHYGLPEESSSSKRGGINASIEPVKLRKCHFLCHRFLVCLGDLARYMEQVEQSSVLKHNWSVAAAYYLEAAMVWPDSGNPQNQLAVLATYVGDEFLALYHCIRSLAVKEPFPDAWNNLVLLFERNRSCDLPSLSSEEQFDFLQPFERSGSQVKLQSSEKVSDGVPLKGENDHSEGMNFWLLLIRMLSFFFLKSSLEDFPCAFASTMRVLDVMMALDDIKLRAMLESYQLMDSARTGPFRVLQAVSVFIFVFHNLNNNPELPGSKDGKNKKHLELIQFALNATFIFMGRVVYRCLRANSLNSCPLLPAILVFVEWLASMLDEVEAYGVDEKTKSSISYFFAAFMDLLKQLDVNVEIVSDVRIALWEDYELRGFAPLAQIHVSLDFSTSWNQIDSYQSGIECRIQRIINAAMTIASRSNGSYKWIIFDSLGKKFYPKDANEMPERLESENGESNSDVNVKGLNQHTYEAGKECKTQIASENQSSHLADGKSVAMEEEEVILLKPLTRHNSAPPYGKIHSEKDPASPNEMEETVPSDECLRRATSLLIAQNQANSDASDFQSDISNFRRSKPVKQHEPFVKDTTAFLFSEAPISAGPPSLSSWVLNQGSLSSTEKTRSDVSRPSLSPIAEVATSSLSDLSIHQTEDSVNSSRFDALTNYLYSPPPYSAPIPSAPLLPDDAAWFNGNQSSFSGVNGSEFINKPEHFYNASRISGYPNWSPDGERIYGSGIPGFIDKYPPFSGMTSSEWLRRYRESRNLDHANSHVQPINYYAPGNPIPTHDGSRVGLFNQYGVPSVTNPTIYTESSVLHQGFPCVYGMEEPRREKPFHGYQRPSHYGCGAMTELRDEPRPLLQYLKEKEWLLQQDPTLRNPTFMGN; encoded by the exons ATGAGTACTACTTCAGCTGTTCCTCTGAAAGATCAGAAGGCCAAAGCAAATTTCCTTCTAGAG ATTGCTAACACAGAGAAGCATTTGTGGGTGTTAATCCACACCAAAGGTTTATTGCACTCTGATGTTCGGGATTTATACCACAAAGTCTGTTTAAATTACGAGAGTTTCTTCTTGGATGATCATGAACTGACGGAACTCCAAGATGTTGAATATTCGCTGTGGAAGCTACACTATAAGCACATTGATGAGTTCcgtaaaagaacaaaaagaagcTCAGCTAATTCAGAAAGTACAATGTCTGCAATGGGCTCAATTGGTTCTGATAACAGATATATAGATGGGTTTAAGTCATTTCTTCTAAAAGCTACCGAATTTTACAAAAAACTGATTGAGAAACTCAGAAGTCATTATGGACTTCCTGAAGAATCTTCATCCTCTAAAAGGGGTGGCATCAATGCTTCTATTGAACCTGTGAAATTGCGGAAATGTCACTTCTTATGTCACCGGTTTTTAGTATGTCTCGGGGATCTTGCTAGATATATGGAACAAGTTGAACAATCTAGTGTCCTCAAGCATAATTGGTCAGTTGCAGCCGCCTACTACTTGGAAGCTGCAATGGTATGGCCAGATAGCGGAAACCCCCAGAATCAg TTGGCAGTACTGGCTACGTATGTGGGTGATGAGTTTCTTGCTCTATACCACTGTATAAGAAGTTTAGCTGTAAAAGAACCATTCCCGGATGCCTGGAACAATCTTGTTCTACTATTTGAAAGA AACAGGTCATGTGATTTGCCATCTCTTTCGAGTGAGGAACAATTTGATTTCTTACAACCATTTGAAAGAAGTGGTTCCCAGGTAAAATTACaatcaagtgaaaaagtttCAGATGGCGTTCCGTTGAAGGGTGAAAATGATCACTCTGAAGGAATGAATTTTTGGCTGCTTCTTATCCGAATGCTAAGTTTCTTCTTCTTAAAATCCAG TTTGGAGGACTTCCCTTGTGCTTTTGCATCTACCATGAGAGTGTTGGATGTGATGATGGCTTTAGATGATATAAAGCTAAGAGCAATGCTGGAGTCCTATCAGCTTATGGATTCGGCTAGAACAGGCCCTTTCCGAGTTCTTCAAGCTGTTTCTGTTTTCATCTTCGTCTTCCATAATCTAAATAATAACCCCGAATTGCCAGGGTCGAAAGATGGAAAGAATAAGAAACATCTCGAGTTGATACAATTCGCATTGAATGCTACATTCATTTTCATGGGACGTGTTGTATATAGATGTTTGAGGGCAAATTCTTTGAACTCGTGTCCCCTTCTACCTGCCATACTTGTTTTCGTGGAGTGGCTGGCAAGTATGCTTGATGAAGTTGAAGCATATGGAGTGGATGAGAAAACTAAAAGCTCTATATCTTATTTTTTCGCTGCTTTTATGGACCTTTTGAAGCAGCTCGATGTTAACGTTGAAATTGTGTCTGATGTAAGAATTGCACTGTGGGAAGACTATGAGTTGAGGGGCTTTGCACCGTTAGCTCAAATACATGTTTCATTAGATTTCTCAACTAGTTGGAATCAGATAGACAGTTACCAAAGTGGGATTGAATGCCGTATACAGCGTATAATCAATGCCGCGATGACGATTGCAAGCAGATCAAATGGTTCCTATAAATGGATTATCTTTGATAGTTTGGGGAAGAAATTCTATCCGAAAGATGCAAATGAAATGCCTGAGAGACTAGAATCAGAAAATGGGGAGTCCAATTCAGATGTAAATGTCAAAGGGCTGAATCAGCATACATATGAAGCTGGAAAAGAATGCAAGACACAGATTGCAAGTGAAAACCAAAGCAGCCATCTTGCAGATGGGAAATCTGTTGCCATGGAAGAGGAAGAAGTTATTCTCTTGAAGCCTCTTACAAGACATAATTCAGCACCACCCTATGGGAAAATTCATAGCGAAAAAGACCCTGCGTCTCCAAACGAAATGGAGGAAACTGTTCCTTCCGATGAATGTTTGCGCCGTGCTACGTCCCTACTAATAGCGCAAAACCAGGCCAATTCTGATGCTTCAGATTTTCAATCTGACATCTCGAATTTCAGGCGCAGCAAGCCTGTCAAGCAACATGAGCCTTTTGTAAAAGATACCACGGCATTCTTGTTTTCAGAAGCCCCCATCTCTGCTGGGCCACCGTCACTTAGTTCTTGGGTTCTAAACCAAGGAAGTTTAAGCAGTACCGAAAAGACAAGAAGTGATGTTAGTAGACCAAGCTTGAGCCCTATTGCTGAAGTAGCCACTTCATCCCTGAGCGATCTCTCGATCCATCAAACCGAGGATTCTGTCAATTCATCAAGATTTGATGCTTTAACCAATTACTTGTACTCACCTCCACCATATTCGGCTCCAATTCCTTCTGCCCCTTTATTGCCTGATGATGCTGCTTGGTTTAATGGTAATCAGTCTAGTTTTTCCGGGGTGAATGGCTCAGAGTTCATTAATAAACCCGAGCATTTCTACAATGCATCAAGGATAAGTGGTTACCCCAATTGGTCTCCTGATGGCGAACGTATTTATGGTTCTGGTATTCCTGGTTTCATTGATAAATACCCTCCATTCAGCGGGATGACTTCTTCAGAATGGCTTCGGAGATACAGAGAGAGTCGCAATCTTGATCATGCCAACAGCCATGTGCAGCCTATCAACTATTATGCTCCCGGGAACCCCATTCCCACACATGATGGTTCCCGTGTTGGTCTTTTCAATCAATACGGAGTACCATCTGTTACAAATCCAACAATTTACACAGAGAGTTCAGTATTGCATCAAGGATTTCCCTGTGTTTACGGCATGGAGGAACCGAGAAGGGAAAAGCCGTTTCATGGTTATCAAAGACCGAGCCATTATGGCTGTGGGGCCATGACTGAGCTTAGAGACGAGCCACGGCCACTCTTGCAGTATCTAAAAGAGAAAGAATGGCTACTCCAGCAGGATCCAACCCTGAGAAATCCTACTTTCATGggaaattga
- the LOC105772925 gene encoding uncharacterized protein LOC105772925, with the protein MEKEQSAGGDISSAQAVLLGALAPGVNGPTWSTLKLTFLMLGLCLALMLGLAFSSTDSSLILHVAFLVLIAITLFLLLNWFLEQTGLVSVERQMQEMDLIPNNRKRE; encoded by the exons ATGGAGAAAGAACAATCAGCAGGAGGCGATATATCATCAGCCCAAGCTGTTTTACTTGGAGCTTTAGCTCCTGGTGTCAAC GGTCCTACATGGAGTACTCTAAAATTAACGTTTTTGATGTTAGGTCTTTGCCTTGCTCTCATGTTGGGTTTAGCATTCTCCTCTACTGATTCCTCCTTGATTCTTCATGTTGCTTTCCTTGTTCTCATTGCCATCACGCTCTTCTTGCTTCTTAACTG GTTTCTTGAACAGACCGGTTTGGTTTCTGTTGAGCGCCAAATGCAGGAGATGGACTTAATACCGAATAATCGTAAGAGAGAATGA